A single region of the Kineosporia corallincola genome encodes:
- a CDS encoding ATP-binding protein produces the protein MTQTTTPDGAARQAEPPEDRYAAELAFLAAHDGGARPPGWRLTPRAVVTFVVGSGSPLSLPDGPVPEGVPRRMTISEKFVGERALVERCVVTLAGERGLLLVGEPGTAKSMLSELLSAAVCGTSGLVVQGTAGTTEDQLRYGWNYAALLAQGPSRSALVPSPVMSAMSAGAVARVEEVTRCLPEVQDALVSILSDRRIAVPELSGADSAVHAVPGFCLIATANLRDRGVSEMSAALKRRFNFEQVHPIADIDLETALVRRQASAVLERVRAPFTIDDSVLEVLVTAFRDLRTGNTVEGWEVERPSTVMSTAEAVSVAAALGLAAAYFPGDRDVLSLLPGHLLGVVRKDDPADAARLLGYWDGAVRRRAERGGRLWRQVWELRDRLEA, from the coding sequence ATGACGCAGACGACGACCCCGGACGGGGCGGCCCGGCAGGCCGAGCCGCCGGAAGACCGGTACGCCGCCGAGCTGGCGTTCCTGGCCGCCCACGACGGCGGCGCCCGGCCGCCGGGCTGGCGGCTGACGCCGCGGGCCGTGGTCACGTTCGTGGTGGGCAGCGGGTCCCCGCTGTCGCTGCCGGACGGGCCGGTGCCGGAGGGGGTGCCCCGGCGGATGACGATCTCGGAGAAGTTCGTCGGGGAGCGGGCTTTGGTGGAGCGCTGCGTGGTCACCCTCGCCGGTGAACGTGGACTGCTGCTCGTCGGTGAGCCCGGTACCGCCAAATCGATGCTGTCCGAACTGCTCTCGGCCGCGGTCTGCGGCACCAGCGGACTGGTGGTGCAGGGCACCGCTGGCACCACCGAGGACCAGCTGCGCTACGGCTGGAACTACGCGGCCCTGCTGGCCCAGGGGCCGAGCCGGTCGGCGCTGGTGCCGTCGCCGGTGATGAGCGCGATGTCGGCCGGCGCGGTGGCCCGGGTCGAAGAGGTCACACGCTGCCTGCCCGAGGTGCAGGACGCGCTGGTCAGCATCCTGTCCGACCGGCGGATCGCGGTGCCGGAACTGTCCGGCGCCGACTCCGCCGTGCACGCGGTGCCCGGGTTCTGCCTGATCGCCACGGCCAACCTGCGCGACCGCGGCGTCTCGGAGATGTCGGCCGCGCTCAAGCGCCGGTTCAACTTCGAGCAGGTGCACCCGATCGCCGACATCGACCTGGAGACCGCCCTGGTGCGGCGCCAGGCCTCGGCCGTGCTGGAACGGGTGCGGGCACCGTTCACGATCGACGACTCGGTGCTGGAGGTGCTGGTCACCGCCTTCCGCGACCTGCGCACCGGCAACACGGTGGAGGGCTGGGAGGTGGAGCGGCCGTCCACCGTGATGAGCACGGCCGAGGCGGTCTCGGTCGCCGCCGCGCTCGGGCTGGCGGCGGCGTACTTCCCCGGCGACCGCGACGTGCTGTCGCTGCTGCCCGGCCATCTGCTCGGCGTGGTGCGCAAGGACGACCCGGCCGACGCGGCCCGGCTGCTGGGCTACTGGGACGGCGCGGTGCGCCGCCGGGCCGAGCGCGGCGGGCGGCTGTGGCGCCAGGTGTGGGAACTGCGCGACCGGCTCGAGGCCTAG